In Gadus macrocephalus chromosome 11, ASM3116895v1, a single genomic region encodes these proteins:
- the LOC132467185 gene encoding cytochrome c oxidase subunit 6B1 isoform X1 produces MQNQHARTNQNQPNAASARRFHVTSYDVPEFTARLSGRSGGLQFTKGHTSYQELIKMAEMEEKIKNYRTAPFDARFPNTNQTRNCFQNYLDFHRCNKALTEKGQDISPCQWYQRVYKSLCPMSWVGKWDEQIEAGSFPGRI; encoded by the exons ATGCAGAACCAACATGCAAggacaaatcaaaatcaaccaaaCGCAGCTTCAGCGCGTCGTTTTCACGTCACATCCTACGATGTCCCAGAGTTCACTGCGCGTCTGAGCGGAAGAAGCGGAGGTCTGCAGTTCACGAAAGGACATACAAGCTACCAAG AGCTGATCAAGATGGCAGAGATGGAAGAGAAGATCAAGAACTACAGGACGGCTCCATTTGATGCCCGGTTCCCCAACACCAACCAGACACGAAACTGCTTCCAGAACTACTTGG ACTTTCACCGATGCAACAAGGCGCTGACAGAGAAAGGTCAGGATATCTCTCCGTGTCAGTGGTACCAGAGGGTCTACAAGAGCCTCTGCCCCATGAGCTGG GTTGGCAAATGGGATGAGCAGATAGAGGCAGGAAGTTTCCCCGGAAGGATCTGA
- the LOC132467185 gene encoding cytochrome c oxidase subunit 6B1 isoform X2, translating into MAEMEEKIKNYRTAPFDARFPNTNQTRNCFQNYLDFHRCNKALTEKGQDISPCQWYQRVYKSLCPMSWVGKWDEQIEAGSFPGRI; encoded by the exons ATGGCAGAGATGGAAGAGAAGATCAAGAACTACAGGACGGCTCCATTTGATGCCCGGTTCCCCAACACCAACCAGACACGAAACTGCTTCCAGAACTACTTGG ACTTTCACCGATGCAACAAGGCGCTGACAGAGAAAGGTCAGGATATCTCTCCGTGTCAGTGGTACCAGAGGGTCTACAAGAGCCTCTGCCCCATGAGCTGG GTTGGCAAATGGGATGAGCAGATAGAGGCAGGAAGTTTCCCCGGAAGGATCTGA